A single Drosophila miranda strain MSH22 chromosome XR, D.miranda_PacBio2.1, whole genome shotgun sequence DNA region contains:
- the LOC117186759 gene encoding uncharacterized protein LOC117186759 isoform X2 has translation MDLDLLSSKESLDTGTFQSKPKAAASAKKNATPGRGTTRGGKATPGRGTTRGGNATPAAETGGRPSRNSSKQSAPPGRRAISQGLDNPPVRGRSVGGYLLRSRSAVSMARARVLITSLPGERREEDAPQGRCYGPQRRRSYLDLDQDLAQLNWTGHQEDAGPRHPFSGSARRQGGRVAPLHPGTRMEPAGQSHSQVSVPPMAHFRRLCRALDRHYSPLSHFLVFLAGMLATLLCVALTPANQYL, from the exons ATGGACCTGGACCTCCTTTCCAGTAAGGAGTCGTTGGACACGGGCACGTTCCAGAGCAAGCCGAAGGCTGCTGCTTCGGCCAAGAAGAAC GCGACTCCTGGGCGTGGCACCACACGCGGCGGCAAGGCGACTCCTGGGCGTGGCACCACACGCGGCGGCAACGCGACGCCCGCAGCGGAGACCGGGGGACGTCCGAgtcgcaacagcagcaagcaGAGCGCTCCTCCTGGTCGTCGCGCGATTTCCCAAGGCCTGGACAACCCACCCGTCCGGGGGCGCTCTGTGGGAGGGTACTTGCTGCGCAGTCGCAGCGCTGTGTCGATGGCCAGGGCCAGAGTGCTGATCACATCCTTGCCAGGCGAACGGCGGGAGGAGGACGCACCCCAAGGCCGCTGCTACGGACCGCAGAGACGCCGCTCGTACCTGGATCTGGACCAGGATCTGGCCCAGCTGAACTGGACCGGCCATCAGGAGGATGCTGGCCCACGCCACCCATTCAGCGGCTCGGCTCGTCGCCAGGGCGGGCGGGTGGCGCCTCTCCACCCGGGCACCCGCATGGAGCCCGCCGGGCAGAGCCACTCACAGGTGTCCGTGCCCCCCATGGCACACTTCCGTCGGCTATGCCGCGCTCTGGATCGTCACTACAGTCCCCTGTCGCACTTCCTCGTGTTCCTGGCTGGGATGCTGGCCACTCTGCTGTGCGTGGCCCTGACGCCCGCCAACCAATATCTCTAA
- the LOC117186760 gene encoding uncharacterized protein LOC117186760 isoform X1 — protein MDLDLLSSKESLDTGTFQSKPKAAASAKKNATPGRGTTRGGKTTPGRGTTRGGKATPGRGTTRGGNATPAAETGGRPSRNSSKQSAPPGRRAISQGLDNPPVRGRSVGGYLLRSRSAVSMARARVLITSLPGERREEDAPQGRCYGPQRRRSYLDLDQDLAQLNWTGHQEDAGPRHPFSGSARRQGGRVAPLHPGTRMEPAGQSHSQVSVPPMAHFRRLCRALDRHYSPLSHFLVFLAGMLATLLCVALTPANQYL, from the coding sequence ATGGACCTGGACCTCCTTTCCAGTAAGGAGTCGTTGGACACGGGCACGTTCCAGAGCAAACCGAAGGCTGCTGCTTCGGCCAAGAAGAACGCGACTCCTGGGCGTGGCACCACACGCGGCGGCAAGACGACTCCTGGGCGTGGCACCACACGCGGCGGCAAGGCGACTCCTGGGCGTGGCACCACACGCGGCGGCAACGCGACGCCCGCAGCGGAGACCGGGGGACGTCCGAgtcgcaacagcagcaagcaGAGCGCTCCTCCTGGTCGTCGCGCGATTTCCCAAGGCCTGGACAACCCACCCGTCCGGGGGCGCTCTGTGGGAGGGTACTTGCTGCGCAGTCGCAGCGCTGTGTCGATGGCCAGGGCCAGAGTGCTGATCACATCCTTGCCAGGCGAACGGCGGGAGGAGGACGCACCCCAAGGCCGCTGCTACGGACCGCAGAGACGCCGCTCGTACCTGGATCTGGACCAGGATCTGGCCCAGCTGAACTGGACCGGCCATCAGGAGGATGCTGGCCCACGCCACCCATTCAGCGGCTCGGCTCGTCGCCAGGGCGGGCGGGTGGCGCCTCTCCACCCGGGCACCCGCATGGAGCCCGCCGGGCAGAGCCACTCACAGGTGTCCGTGCCCCCCATGGCACACTTCCGTCGGCTATGCCGCGCTCTGGATCGTCACTACAGTCCCCTGTCGCACTTCCTCGTGTTCCTGGCTGGGATGCTGGCCACTCTGCTGTGCGTGGCCCTGACGCCCGCCAACCAATATCTCTAA
- the LOC117186761 gene encoding uncharacterized protein LOC117186761 isoform X2, with the protein MDLDLLSSKESLDTGTFQSKPKAAASAKKNATPGRGTTRGGNATPAAETGGRPSRNSSKQSAPPGRRAISQGLDNPPVRGRSVGGYLLRSRSAVSMARARVLITPLPGERREEDAPQGRCYGPQRRRSYLDLDQDLAQLNWTGHQEDAGPRHPFSGSARRQGGRVAPLHPGTRMEPAGQSHSQVSVPPMAHFRRLCRALDRHYSPLSHFLVFLAGMLATLLCVALTPANQYL; encoded by the exons ATGGACCTGGACCTCCTTTCCAGTAAGGAGTCGTTGGACACGGGCACGTTCCAGAGCAAACCGAAGGCTGCTGCTTCGGCCAAGAAGAAC GCGACTCCTGGGCGTGGCACCACACGCGGCGGCAACGCGACGCCCGCAGCGGAGACCGGGGGACGTCCGAgtcgcaacagcagcaagcaGAGCGCTCCTCCTGGTCGTCGCGCGATCTCCCAAGGCCTGGACAACCCACCCGTCCGGGGGCGCTCTGTGGGAGGGTACTTGCTGCGCAGTCGCAGCGCTGTGTCGATGGCCAGGGCCAGAGTGCTGATCACACCCTTGCCAGGCGAACGGCGGGAGGAGGACGCACCCCAAGGCCGCTGCTACGGACCGCAGAGACGCCGCTCGTACCTGGATCTGGACCAGGATCTGGCCCAGCTGAACTGGACCGGCCATCAGGAGGATGCTGGCCCACGCCACCCATTCAGCGGCTCGGCTCGTCGCCAGGGCGGGCGGGTGGCGCCTCTCCACCCGGGCACCCGCATGGAGCCCGCCGGGCAGAGCCACTCACAGGTGTCCGTGCCCCCCATGGCACACTTCCGTCGGCTATGCCGCGCTCTGGATCGTCACTACAGTCCCCTGTCGCACTTCCTCGTGTTCCTGGCTGGGATGCTGGCCACTCTGCTGTGCGTGGCCCTGACGCCCGCCAACCAATATCTCTAA
- the LOC117186759 gene encoding uncharacterized protein LOC117186759 isoform X5 codes for MDLDLLSSKESLDTGTFQSKPKAAASAKKNATPGRGTTRGGNATPAAETGGRPSRNSSKQSAPPGRRAISQGLDNPPVRGRSVGGYLLRSRSAVSMARARVLITSLPGERREEDAPQGRCYGPQRRRSYLDLDQDLAQLNWTGHQEDAGPRHPFSGSARRQGGRVAPLHPGTRMEPAGQSHSQVSVPPMAHFRRLCRALDRHYSPLSHFLVFLAGMLATLLCVALTPANQYL; via the exons ATGGACCTGGACCTCCTTTCCAGTAAGGAGTCGTTGGACACGGGCACGTTCCAGAGCAAGCCGAAGGCTGCTGCTTCGGCCAAGAAGAAC GCGACTCCTGGGCGTGGCACCACACGCGGCGGCAACGCGACGCCCGCAGCGGAGACCGGGGGACGTCCGAgtcgcaacagcagcaagcaGAGCGCTCCTCCTGGTCGTCGCGCGATTTCCCAAGGCCTGGACAACCCACCCGTCCGGGGGCGCTCTGTGGGAGGGTACTTGCTGCGCAGTCGCAGCGCTGTGTCGATGGCCAGGGCCAGAGTGCTGATCACATCCTTGCCAGGCGAACGGCGGGAGGAGGACGCACCCCAAGGCCGCTGCTACGGACCGCAGAGACGCCGCTCGTACCTGGATCTGGACCAGGATCTGGCCCAGCTGAACTGGACCGGCCATCAGGAGGATGCTGGCCCACGCCACCCATTCAGCGGCTCGGCTCGTCGCCAGGGCGGGCGGGTGGCGCCTCTCCACCCGGGCACCCGCATGGAGCCCGCCGGGCAGAGCCACTCACAGGTGTCCGTGCCCCCCATGGCACACTTCCGTCGGCTATGCCGCGCTCTGGATCGTCACTACAGTCCCCTGTCGCACTTCCTCGTGTTCCTGGCTGGGATGCTGGCCACTCTGCTGTGCGTGGCCCTGACGCCCGCCAACCAATATCTCTAA
- the LOC117186760 gene encoding uncharacterized protein LOC117186760 isoform X2 → MDLDLLSSKESLDTGTFQSKPKAAASAKKNATPGRGTTRGGNATPAAETGGRPSRNSSKQSAPPGRRAISQGLDNPPVRGRSVGGYLLRSRSAVSMARARVLITSLPGERREEDAPQGRCYGPQRRRSYLDLDQDLAQLNWTGHQEDAGPRHPFSGSARRQGGRVAPLHPGTRMEPAGQSHSQVSVPPMAHFRRLCRALDRHYSPLSHFLVFLAGMLATLLCVALTPANQYL, encoded by the exons ATGGACCTGGACCTCCTTTCCAGTAAGGAGTCGTTGGACACGGGCACGTTCCAGAGCAAACCGAAGGCTGCTGCTTCGGCCAAGAAGAAC GCGACTCCTGGGCGTGGCACCACACGCGGCGGCAACGCGACGCCCGCAGCGGAGACCGGGGGACGTCCGAgtcgcaacagcagcaagcaGAGCGCTCCTCCTGGTCGTCGCGCGATTTCCCAAGGCCTGGACAACCCACCCGTCCGGGGGCGCTCTGTGGGAGGGTACTTGCTGCGCAGTCGCAGCGCTGTGTCGATGGCCAGGGCCAGAGTGCTGATCACATCCTTGCCAGGCGAACGGCGGGAGGAGGACGCACCCCAAGGCCGCTGCTACGGACCGCAGAGACGCCGCTCGTACCTGGATCTGGACCAGGATCTGGCCCAGCTGAACTGGACCGGCCATCAGGAGGATGCTGGCCCACGCCACCCATTCAGCGGCTCGGCTCGTCGCCAGGGCGGGCGGGTGGCGCCTCTCCACCCGGGCACCCGCATGGAGCCCGCCGGGCAGAGCCACTCACAGGTGTCCGTGCCCCCCATGGCACACTTCCGTCGGCTATGCCGCGCTCTGGATCGTCACTACAGTCCCCTGTCGCACTTCCTCGTGTTCCTGGCTGGGATGCTGGCCACTCTGCTGTGCGTGGCCCTGACGCCCGCCAACCAATATCTCTAA
- the LOC117186761 gene encoding uncharacterized protein LOC117186761 isoform X1 — protein MDLDLLSSKESLDTGTFQSKPKAAASAKKNATPGRGTTRGGKATPGRGTTRGGNATPAAETGGRPSRNSSKQSAPPGRRAISQGLDNPPVRGRSVGGYLLRSRSAVSMARARVLITPLPGERREEDAPQGRCYGPQRRRSYLDLDQDLAQLNWTGHQEDAGPRHPFSGSARRQGGRVAPLHPGTRMEPAGQSHSQVSVPPMAHFRRLCRALDRHYSPLSHFLVFLAGMLATLLCVALTPANQYL, from the coding sequence ATGGACCTGGACCTCCTTTCCAGTAAGGAGTCGTTGGACACGGGCACGTTCCAGAGCAAACCGAAGGCTGCTGCTTCGGCCAAGAAGAACGCGACTCCTGGGCGTGGCACCACACGCGGCGGCAAGGCGACTCCTGGGCGTGGCACCACACGCGGCGGCAACGCGACGCCCGCAGCGGAGACCGGGGGACGTCCGAgtcgcaacagcagcaagcaGAGCGCTCCTCCTGGTCGTCGCGCGATCTCCCAAGGCCTGGACAACCCACCCGTCCGGGGGCGCTCTGTGGGAGGGTACTTGCTGCGCAGTCGCAGCGCTGTGTCGATGGCCAGGGCCAGAGTGCTGATCACACCCTTGCCAGGCGAACGGCGGGAGGAGGACGCACCCCAAGGCCGCTGCTACGGACCGCAGAGACGCCGCTCGTACCTGGATCTGGACCAGGATCTGGCCCAGCTGAACTGGACCGGCCATCAGGAGGATGCTGGCCCACGCCACCCATTCAGCGGCTCGGCTCGTCGCCAGGGCGGGCGGGTGGCGCCTCTCCACCCGGGCACCCGCATGGAGCCCGCCGGGCAGAGCCACTCACAGGTGTCCGTGCCCCCCATGGCACACTTCCGTCGGCTATGCCGCGCTCTGGATCGTCACTACAGTCCCCTGTCGCACTTCCTCGTGTTCCTGGCTGGGATGCTGGCCACTCTGCTGTGCGTGGCCCTGACGCCCGCCAACCAATATCTCTAA
- the LOC117186759 gene encoding uncharacterized protein LOC117186759 isoform X1: protein MDLDLLSSKESLDTGTFQSKPKAAASAKKNATPGRGTTRGGKATPGRGTTRGGKATPGRGTTRGGNATPAAETGGRPSRNSSKQSAPPGRRAISQGLDNPPVRGRSVGGYLLRSRSAVSMARARVLITSLPGERREEDAPQGRCYGPQRRRSYLDLDQDLAQLNWTGHQEDAGPRHPFSGSARRQGGRVAPLHPGTRMEPAGQSHSQVSVPPMAHFRRLCRALDRHYSPLSHFLVFLAGMLATLLCVALTPANQYL, encoded by the coding sequence ATGGACCTGGACCTCCTTTCCAGTAAGGAGTCGTTGGACACGGGCACGTTCCAGAGCAAGCCGAAGGCTGCTGCTTCGGCCAAGAAGAACGCGACTCCTGGGCGTGGCACCACACGCGGCGGCAAGGCGACTCCTGGGCGTGGCACCACACGCGGCGGCAAGGCGACTCCTGGGCGTGGCACCACACGCGGCGGCAACGCGACGCCCGCAGCGGAGACCGGGGGACGTCCGAgtcgcaacagcagcaagcaGAGCGCTCCTCCTGGTCGTCGCGCGATTTCCCAAGGCCTGGACAACCCACCCGTCCGGGGGCGCTCTGTGGGAGGGTACTTGCTGCGCAGTCGCAGCGCTGTGTCGATGGCCAGGGCCAGAGTGCTGATCACATCCTTGCCAGGCGAACGGCGGGAGGAGGACGCACCCCAAGGCCGCTGCTACGGACCGCAGAGACGCCGCTCGTACCTGGATCTGGACCAGGATCTGGCCCAGCTGAACTGGACCGGCCATCAGGAGGATGCTGGCCCACGCCACCCATTCAGCGGCTCGGCTCGTCGCCAGGGCGGGCGGGTGGCGCCTCTCCACCCGGGCACCCGCATGGAGCCCGCCGGGCAGAGCCACTCACAGGTGTCCGTGCCCCCCATGGCACACTTCCGTCGGCTATGCCGCGCTCTGGATCGTCACTACAGTCCCCTGTCGCACTTCCTCGTGTTCCTGGCTGGGATGCTGGCCACTCTGCTGTGCGTGGCCCTGACGCCCGCCAACCAATATCTCTAA
- the LOC117186759 gene encoding uncharacterized protein LOC117186759 isoform X3, with protein sequence MDLDLLSSKESLDTGTFQSKPKAAASAKKNATPGRGTTRGGKATPGRGTTRGGNATPAAETGGRPSRNSSKQSAPPGRRAISQGLDNPPVRGRSVGGYLLRSRSAVSMARARVLITSLPGERREEDAPQGRCYGPQRRRSYLDLDQDLAQLNWTGHQEDAGPRHPFSGSARRQGGRVAPLHPGTRMEPAGQSHSQVSVPPMAHFRRLCRALDRHYSPLSHFLVFLAGMLATLLCVALTPANQYL encoded by the exons ATGGACCTGGACCTCCTTTCCAGTAAGGAGTCGTTGGACACGGGCACGTTCCAGAGCAAGCCGAAGGCTGCTGCTTCGGCCAAGAAGAACGCGACTCCTGGGCGTGGCACCACACGCGGCGGCAAG GCGACTCCTGGGCGTGGCACCACACGCGGCGGCAACGCGACGCCCGCAGCGGAGACCGGGGGACGTCCGAgtcgcaacagcagcaagcaGAGCGCTCCTCCTGGTCGTCGCGCGATTTCCCAAGGCCTGGACAACCCACCCGTCCGGGGGCGCTCTGTGGGAGGGTACTTGCTGCGCAGTCGCAGCGCTGTGTCGATGGCCAGGGCCAGAGTGCTGATCACATCCTTGCCAGGCGAACGGCGGGAGGAGGACGCACCCCAAGGCCGCTGCTACGGACCGCAGAGACGCCGCTCGTACCTGGATCTGGACCAGGATCTGGCCCAGCTGAACTGGACCGGCCATCAGGAGGATGCTGGCCCACGCCACCCATTCAGCGGCTCGGCTCGTCGCCAGGGCGGGCGGGTGGCGCCTCTCCACCCGGGCACCCGCATGGAGCCCGCCGGGCAGAGCCACTCACAGGTGTCCGTGCCCCCCATGGCACACTTCCGTCGGCTATGCCGCGCTCTGGATCGTCACTACAGTCCCCTGTCGCACTTCCTCGTGTTCCTGGCTGGGATGCTGGCCACTCTGCTGTGCGTGGCCCTGACGCCCGCCAACCAATATCTCTAA